From a region of the Microbacterium sp. nov. GSS16 genome:
- a CDS encoding MFS transporter has translation MITTTETAATRRVPAAVYILAAGIFAMVTSEFAVAGLMPQLADGLGTGVEQIGYLVTIFAVAMAVGGPILTLFLLRVPPKTALMVIFAIFLVGNLLAALATSYSMMVVARIISGVAAQAFFGVAVSLCARLVDERIRGRAVGVAMNGLMLGTLLGLPLATLVGGRLGWQSAFWTISIITVIAAILTVVVVRNPPQADSSERPRPSASDEFAVLRRPQFLLAIVSSTLIIGATFSAFTFFTPILTQITGFAEGTVPLLLLAYGAATLVGNMIVARLADRHTISTLLGGTALNIVFLTGFAIFTDVPALALVFMFGIGLVGVTMNPAMAVRAQRAGNTAPLANTVHSSFITLGIILGSAIGSALIPVYGLRSPVILGIGMAVLAILVILPALASPYLRHGIREDAHEREEVQA, from the coding sequence TTGATCACGACCACTGAAACCGCCGCGACGCGGCGGGTTCCCGCGGCGGTGTACATCCTCGCTGCGGGCATCTTCGCGATGGTGACCAGCGAGTTCGCCGTCGCCGGGCTTATGCCCCAACTCGCCGACGGGCTCGGCACCGGTGTTGAACAGATCGGCTATCTGGTGACGATCTTCGCCGTGGCGATGGCCGTCGGCGGACCGATCCTCACCCTCTTCTTGCTACGTGTACCTCCCAAGACGGCGCTGATGGTGATCTTCGCTATCTTCCTAGTGGGGAACCTCCTGGCGGCACTGGCCACGTCGTACTCGATGATGGTCGTCGCCCGCATTATCAGCGGAGTCGCGGCACAGGCATTCTTCGGCGTCGCGGTCTCCCTGTGCGCTCGCTTGGTCGACGAGCGGATACGCGGCCGCGCGGTGGGTGTGGCGATGAACGGCCTGATGTTGGGAACCTTGCTGGGCCTGCCGTTGGCCACTCTCGTCGGCGGACGGCTCGGGTGGCAGTCGGCGTTCTGGACGATCTCGATCATCACGGTGATCGCCGCGATCCTCACCGTGGTCGTGGTCCGCAACCCGCCGCAGGCGGATAGCTCCGAGCGTCCGAGGCCATCGGCCTCAGACGAGTTCGCGGTGTTGCGCCGGCCACAGTTCCTGCTGGCGATCGTGTCCAGCACGCTCATCATTGGCGCGACGTTCTCCGCGTTCACCTTCTTCACCCCGATCCTCACTCAGATCACGGGGTTCGCTGAGGGCACGGTCCCGCTGCTCCTGCTGGCCTACGGGGCAGCAACCCTGGTCGGGAACATGATCGTGGCCCGTCTCGCGGACCGGCACACCATCTCCACGCTTCTAGGCGGCACCGCCCTGAACATCGTCTTTCTCACCGGGTTCGCGATCTTCACCGATGTTCCTGCACTGGCGCTGGTGTTCATGTTCGGCATCGGCTTGGTCGGGGTAACGATGAATCCGGCGATGGCGGTCCGCGCCCAACGCGCCGGGAATACCGCGCCGCTGGCGAACACCGTCCACTCGTCGTTCATCACCCTTGGGATCATCCTCGGCTCCGCCATCGGCTCAGCCCTCATTCCTGTCTACGGGCTCCGCTCACCGGTGATCCTCGGCATCGGTATGGCGGTCCTCGCGATCCTCGTCATCTTGCCCGCACTCGCGAGCCCGTATCTCCGACACGGCATTCGTGAGGACGCTCACGAGCGAGAAGAGGTGCAGGCATGA
- a CDS encoding exopolyphosphatase, with the protein MTEHTPPIAGDDAAALAGSASHEFETPEGLRALLIRLHESGPGAWQGDREAAELMRYTAVKYQPLARKHGLDAWEVASAAFEVMLAPSTRKADNPWAVVTRAVQITCGVEVRAAGMLVSTGKVRHTSRIAGFHDAIRFAERENLADYHPAFAVTAETDDEDESQDGDCARVATALSEIVELFASAGWDAVLVADCVEHVAYRLADLTSRSNAVEVLRRDHTVPVLLGVPPRSWSALLRIVLGHPAPKHAGTATGDGVLLRLLGGEPLDSLRCDTGLLAAIWAAKPDKSDVP; encoded by the coding sequence GTGACCGAACACACCCCACCCATAGCAGGCGACGATGCTGCGGCCCTGGCTGGCTCGGCCAGCCACGAGTTCGAGACACCAGAGGGACTACGTGCTCTGCTGATTCGCTTGCATGAGTCCGGGCCTGGAGCCTGGCAGGGTGATCGTGAGGCGGCGGAGCTGATGCGATACACGGCGGTCAAGTACCAGCCATTGGCCCGTAAGCACGGGTTGGATGCCTGGGAGGTTGCCTCGGCAGCGTTCGAGGTCATGCTCGCCCCCTCAACGCGGAAGGCCGATAATCCGTGGGCGGTGGTGACTCGCGCCGTGCAGATCACCTGCGGCGTCGAGGTTCGGGCTGCGGGGATGCTGGTCTCCACCGGCAAGGTTCGGCACACGTCCAGGATCGCCGGATTCCACGATGCCATCCGGTTCGCCGAACGAGAGAACCTGGCCGACTACCATCCTGCCTTCGCCGTCACTGCCGAGACCGACGACGAAGACGAGTCACAGGACGGCGACTGCGCCAGGGTCGCTACGGCCCTGTCAGAGATAGTGGAGCTCTTCGCCTCGGCGGGGTGGGATGCGGTGCTGGTGGCCGATTGCGTAGAGCATGTCGCCTACCGGCTTGCTGATCTGACCTCCCGCTCGAACGCGGTGGAGGTGCTGCGTCGCGACCACACGGTGCCGGTGCTGCTGGGCGTGCCGCCGAGGTCCTGGTCGGCGTTGTTGCGGATCGTGTTGGGGCATCCTGCTCCGAAACACGCGGGTACTGCGACCGGCGATGGTGTTCTGCTGCGCTTACTTGGCGGCGAACCCCTCGACTCGCTGCGTTGCGACACCGGCCTGTTGGCCGCGATCTGGGCCGCGAAGCCGGATAAGTCGGACGTTCCCTGA
- a CDS encoding recombinase XerD — MAAVASRGPAGLSPRSTIQGRPRITSTTGNPCARCGRKIPRVAVTWPEGRLCNICYYNAVHTRGVCPECLQDRLLPGPASAGGGPICATCAEIPHDFHCDSCDTEAGHHRGRLCARCALRADLHQVLGGEPEHPALRGLVDALCASERPESILVWKRSPKVQTLLRGLGDGTIPISHEGLDAVPGKPTEHIRALLQHHGLLPYRDAYLHRFEEWIAVKLEGLPAEVRQPVQHFATWHHLRNIRAKSEAGANTRGPVHSAKQEITETVKFLTWLHQTHHRTAATCTQQDADEWLAGGPTTRTMIRNFFQLAKKSRLNTGVTVAHRTPRSSPSLSQEQRLAWIRELLTGTSESLPYRVAGMLLLLYAQPLVKVVTLTTEAIAESPHGMRIQLGRHPVDVPEPFANMIRQHRDARPNLRTAAGTDSPWMFPSILAGRHLHPNTVMDRLRALGVNLLGARNSALGELVLQCPPSLVADALGYSHHVAFLHAEKSAEPWARYAARHAGDQR, encoded by the coding sequence ATGGCTGCCGTGGCGAGTCGAGGACCAGCAGGCCTGTCCCCCCGCTCCACCATCCAGGGTCGTCCACGCATCACCTCGACGACCGGGAACCCGTGCGCACGCTGCGGCCGCAAGATCCCGCGGGTCGCCGTCACATGGCCGGAGGGCCGGCTCTGCAACATCTGCTACTACAACGCCGTCCACACCCGAGGCGTCTGCCCGGAGTGCCTCCAAGACCGCCTGCTACCAGGACCCGCAAGCGCCGGCGGCGGTCCGATCTGCGCGACCTGCGCGGAGATCCCCCACGACTTCCATTGCGACAGCTGCGACACCGAAGCCGGGCATCACCGAGGGCGGCTCTGCGCCCGATGTGCGCTTCGCGCCGACCTCCACCAGGTCCTCGGCGGCGAGCCGGAACACCCCGCTCTGCGCGGTCTGGTCGACGCGCTATGCGCATCCGAGCGACCCGAGTCGATCCTCGTCTGGAAGCGATCCCCCAAGGTCCAGACGCTCCTGCGTGGCCTTGGCGACGGCACGATCCCGATCTCCCACGAAGGCCTCGACGCCGTTCCCGGCAAGCCGACCGAACACATCCGAGCACTCCTGCAACATCACGGCCTACTCCCCTACCGCGATGCCTACCTGCACCGATTCGAGGAGTGGATCGCCGTCAAGTTAGAAGGGCTCCCCGCCGAGGTCCGTCAGCCCGTCCAGCACTTCGCGACCTGGCACCACCTACGCAACATCCGCGCCAAATCCGAAGCAGGCGCCAACACGCGCGGCCCGGTGCACTCAGCGAAGCAAGAGATCACCGAGACAGTCAAGTTCCTGACCTGGCTGCACCAGACACACCACCGCACCGCCGCGACCTGCACCCAGCAAGACGCCGACGAGTGGCTGGCAGGCGGACCGACCACTCGCACCATGATCAGGAACTTCTTCCAGCTCGCCAAGAAGTCCCGCTTGAACACCGGTGTCACGGTCGCGCATCGCACTCCCCGATCGAGCCCGTCCCTGAGCCAGGAGCAGAGACTTGCCTGGATCCGCGAATTGCTCACCGGGACCAGCGAGTCACTCCCCTACCGCGTCGCCGGCATGCTCCTGCTCCTCTACGCGCAACCACTGGTCAAAGTCGTCACTCTGACGACCGAGGCCATCGCCGAGAGCCCTCACGGCATGAGAATCCAGCTCGGCCGCCATCCAGTGGACGTGCCTGAGCCGTTCGCCAACATGATCCGCCAGCACCGCGATGCTCGGCCCAACCTCCGGACAGCGGCAGGGACGGACAGCCCCTGGATGTTCCCAAGCATCCTCGCCGGACGACACCTCCACCCCAACACCGTGATGGACAGACTGCGAGCCCTCGGCGTGAACCTCCTCGGCGCCCGCAACAGCGCCCTCGGCGAGCTCGTCCTCCAATGCCCACCGTCGCTAGTCGCCGACGCACTCGGCTACAGCCACCACGTCGCCTTCCTCCACGCCGAAAAGTCCGCAGAACCGTGGGCCCGATATGCGGCCCGCCACGCGGGCGACCAGCGATAG
- a CDS encoding zinc-binding dehydrogenase, with translation MRAIVSSGGQFVFAEVSEPVRADPEEVLIEVEYVSLNRGEFGVGWQPDAVIGWDASGAVIETSSDGLGPVRGSRVVSWGLSGGWAQRRVVDRRNLAILPADIDSATAAALPVAGLTALHAVRHLGEPPGANIAVTGATGGVGHLIVQLAARAGFHVAALTRSPERAAPLERLGDPLTRVVDVRDIGKLRTMEAVIDTTGGPVLEQLVSLVAPEGKVVLVGAAAGSPALLDTASLIASRIDLVSVKISTPVGAELKYLVDLVANGQLHVAVHNAESWDGLTNRVTPDTSAFGKTVYQVESSPQRSLLTE, from the coding sequence ATGAGAGCCATCGTGTCGTCAGGGGGTCAGTTCGTCTTCGCTGAGGTGTCAGAACCTGTGCGGGCGGACCCGGAAGAGGTGCTCATCGAGGTCGAGTATGTGTCGCTGAACCGCGGCGAGTTCGGTGTCGGCTGGCAGCCGGACGCGGTGATCGGGTGGGATGCGAGCGGCGCCGTCATCGAGACCAGCTCGGATGGTCTTGGCCCCGTCCGCGGCAGCCGTGTCGTTTCCTGGGGATTGAGCGGCGGCTGGGCACAGCGCCGCGTCGTGGACCGCCGGAATCTCGCCATCCTGCCCGCGGATATCGACTCAGCGACGGCTGCCGCGCTTCCCGTTGCGGGACTGACGGCACTCCACGCTGTCCGGCATCTGGGCGAACCGCCCGGCGCGAACATCGCTGTCACCGGTGCCACAGGAGGGGTGGGGCACCTCATCGTCCAGCTCGCCGCCCGCGCCGGATTCCACGTGGCTGCACTCACCCGAAGCCCGGAACGAGCCGCTCCACTGGAACGACTCGGCGATCCTCTCACCCGTGTGGTCGACGTTCGCGACATTGGCAAGCTGCGCACGATGGAAGCCGTCATCGACACCACGGGCGGCCCAGTTCTCGAGCAACTTGTCTCGCTGGTTGCGCCAGAGGGCAAGGTCGTACTGGTCGGCGCAGCAGCTGGCTCACCGGCCCTGCTCGACACCGCCTCGCTCATTGCAAGTCGCATCGATTTGGTGAGCGTCAAGATCTCAACGCCGGTCGGTGCCGAACTCAAGTATTTGGTCGATCTCGTCGCCAACGGACAACTTCACGTCGCCGTGCATAACGCCGAGAGCTGGGACGGCCTAACGAACCGTGTAACGCCTGACACCTCAGCCTTCGGCAAGACCGTCTACCAAGTCGAGAGTTCGCCGCAACGGAGTCTCCTAACCGAATAA
- a CDS encoding recombinase family protein — protein sequence MGHEQQEQTTEPLLAVVYVRISDDPEGTERGVDRQEADCRAYAEAHGWEVVAVFRENDTSAFKQRTITLPSGERVRRVIRPQFRAMLKHLSDGQSQVMVAYDLDRAVRDPRDLEDLIDAKVLGGFTVRSVTGSLRLDTDSDVAMARVLVAMANKSSADTARRVARSAKQQAVEGAWHGGRVPFGYRAEKGVLVIDPVTGPIVVEAMQRVLAGESLYRIRKDWNERGVLTTHGCAWSDRTLKLMLRNPSIKGVREYRPILPDGSRAKTSKMQVKAAWPAIVDEDTWQQVSDILDARKKARNFHQPGSGAAKRMYPFSGLIRCSACGTTMVHRGNVYQCVQATRGGCHRSIRSADISKLVEEAVLATFEQITLHPSKRRESGADLVTRVGLAARLDADRERLARLDDDHYDGLIDKAMWMRQRARIAERIEATRREYTAALPEQYAGPGIDVTTVATEWSGRTPLWQYQAASLILEAVLIHALPEGMNGATPARRRNESVEAFHVRRAAYRADILARRVEFIWRA from the coding sequence ATGGGCCACGAACAGCAGGAACAGACCACGGAGCCGTTGCTGGCGGTGGTGTACGTGAGGATCAGTGATGACCCGGAGGGCACCGAGCGTGGAGTTGACCGGCAGGAGGCCGACTGCCGCGCCTACGCCGAAGCGCACGGGTGGGAAGTCGTGGCGGTGTTTCGGGAGAATGACACCTCGGCGTTCAAGCAGCGCACGATCACGTTGCCCTCGGGTGAGCGGGTGCGGCGGGTGATCCGTCCGCAGTTCCGCGCCATGCTCAAGCATCTGAGCGACGGGCAGTCGCAGGTGATGGTCGCGTACGACTTGGATCGGGCGGTGCGTGACCCCCGGGATTTGGAGGACTTGATCGACGCGAAAGTCCTCGGCGGGTTCACTGTCCGCTCCGTGACCGGCTCGCTTCGGTTGGACACCGATTCCGATGTGGCGATGGCCAGGGTGTTGGTGGCGATGGCGAACAAGTCCTCAGCAGACACCGCAAGACGTGTCGCCCGTTCAGCGAAGCAGCAGGCGGTCGAGGGTGCCTGGCATGGGGGCAGGGTGCCGTTCGGATACCGCGCCGAGAAAGGCGTCCTCGTTATTGATCCGGTGACCGGGCCGATAGTGGTCGAGGCCATGCAGCGGGTGCTGGCGGGTGAGTCGCTGTACCGGATTCGCAAGGACTGGAATGAGCGTGGAGTTCTCACAACCCACGGGTGCGCGTGGTCGGATCGGACGCTAAAGCTAATGCTGCGCAACCCCTCCATCAAGGGGGTGCGTGAGTATCGTCCAATCCTGCCGGACGGGAGCCGAGCGAAGACATCGAAGATGCAGGTGAAGGCGGCATGGCCCGCGATCGTGGACGAGGACACCTGGCAGCAAGTCTCCGACATCCTCGACGCCCGAAAGAAGGCCAGGAACTTCCATCAGCCAGGCAGCGGGGCGGCGAAACGCATGTATCCGTTCTCGGGGCTGATCCGCTGCTCTGCCTGCGGAACGACAATGGTGCACCGGGGCAACGTGTACCAGTGCGTGCAGGCCACGCGCGGCGGGTGTCACCGGTCGATCCGCTCTGCCGACATCTCAAAGCTCGTAGAAGAGGCGGTGCTCGCGACCTTCGAGCAGATCACCCTCCACCCCAGCAAACGCCGTGAGTCCGGTGCTGATCTCGTGACGCGCGTCGGGCTTGCCGCGAGGCTCGACGCGGATCGGGAGCGTCTGGCGCGGTTGGATGATGACCATTACGACGGGCTGATCGACAAGGCCATGTGGATGCGGCAGCGGGCGAGGATCGCCGAGCGGATCGAGGCCACCCGTCGCGAGTACACCGCCGCCCTGCCCGAACAGTACGCGGGGCCGGGCATCGACGTGACCACCGTCGCCACGGAGTGGTCAGGGCGCACTCCGCTGTGGCAGTACCAGGCCGCAAGCCTGATCCTCGAAGCCGTACTCATTCACGCCCTCCCGGAAGGGATGAACGGTGCGACACCAGCCCGCCGTCGTAACGAGAGCGTCGAAGCGTTCCACGTCCGCCGTGCCGCTTACCGTGCCGACATCCTCGCCCGCCGGGTCGAGTTCATCTGGCGCGCCTGA
- a CDS encoding C-terminal helicase domain-containing protein yields MRLQNLGYAVTAHRAQGATVDTAHAVVHSPEVTRESLYVAMTRGRESNRVYVATDEHHLEEHQHREDLQNTARSILYGILQHPGAELSAHDTITVEQDFWGSLEQLAAEYDTIAQVAGQERWIALLHAGGLTAETIDELVETDAFGILTTELRRLEADGHDIDSLLPRIIQVGGLDEVQDLGSLLRYRLQRITAAYQPAPQRTARMIAGLVPRATGITDPAMRQALDEREQLMEQRIDALVEKLLKQPEPWLTGLDETAPAEGEAAARAVIAYRDRWGVTSSSPLGAVPGDDAQRVDYERAQGVLVSLQQTEHSPEEVRSRRSQRRSIS; encoded by the coding sequence GTGCGTTTACAGAACCTCGGCTACGCCGTCACCGCGCACCGTGCCCAAGGGGCCACCGTCGACACCGCACACGCGGTCGTCCACTCACCGGAAGTGACCCGAGAATCCCTCTACGTCGCGATGACCCGCGGCCGCGAATCCAACCGCGTCTACGTCGCCACCGACGAGCATCACCTCGAGGAGCATCAGCACCGTGAGGACCTGCAGAACACCGCCCGGAGCATCCTCTACGGGATCCTGCAGCACCCTGGCGCAGAGCTCTCCGCACACGACACGATCACCGTGGAGCAGGACTTCTGGGGCTCACTCGAGCAACTCGCGGCCGAGTACGACACCATCGCACAAGTCGCCGGACAGGAACGCTGGATCGCCCTCCTGCACGCCGGAGGCCTCACGGCGGAGACGATCGACGAGCTCGTCGAGACAGACGCCTTCGGGATCCTCACCACCGAGCTGCGCAGGCTCGAAGCCGACGGGCACGACATCGACAGTCTTCTCCCGCGCATCATCCAGGTTGGAGGACTGGACGAGGTGCAGGATCTCGGGTCGCTGCTGCGTTACAGGCTCCAGCGCATCACGGCGGCCTACCAGCCTGCTCCGCAGCGGACCGCCAGGATGATCGCCGGCCTGGTCCCGCGCGCGACCGGGATCACCGATCCCGCGATGAGGCAAGCCCTCGACGAGCGGGAGCAGCTCATGGAGCAGCGCATCGATGCCCTGGTCGAGAAGCTCCTCAAGCAGCCAGAGCCCTGGTTGACGGGACTCGACGAGACCGCTCCCGCAGAGGGTGAGGCTGCGGCACGGGCGGTCATTGCGTACCGCGACCGGTGGGGCGTCACCTCGAGCAGCCCACTCGGAGCGGTGCCCGGCGACGATGCTCAGCGCGTCGACTACGAACGCGCCCAGGGCGTGCTCGTGAGCCTTCAGCAGACCGAGCACTCCCCGGAGGAAGTGCGGTCCAGACGGAGTCAGAGGCGGTCGATTTCCTGA
- a CDS encoding TetR/AcrR family transcriptional regulator, whose protein sequence is MGTAQQVFWRHGFHASSIEELSRATGLGQSSLYNAFGSKDGLFAECLGVYLDEAQGRLAGILDDTTRDAVGRIEALLLAIASDEIERSAHGGPRGCLAVNTVAEFADDPDATATIERVGRDTRERLELLASALRIGQAAGEITTDVSADGLAAYVNAAIAGLRISSQGGASPETIHEIVSATMRALRPA, encoded by the coding sequence GTGGGCACGGCACAGCAGGTGTTCTGGCGGCACGGCTTCCATGCGAGCAGCATCGAGGAACTGTCGCGAGCCACGGGGCTCGGGCAGAGCAGCCTCTACAACGCGTTCGGCAGCAAGGACGGTCTCTTCGCTGAGTGCCTTGGCGTGTACCTGGACGAAGCTCAAGGTCGTCTCGCCGGGATACTCGACGACACCACTCGTGACGCAGTCGGGCGGATCGAGGCCCTGCTTCTCGCGATCGCTTCGGATGAGATCGAACGCTCAGCGCATGGTGGTCCGAGGGGGTGCCTGGCGGTCAACACCGTGGCCGAGTTTGCCGATGACCCTGATGCCACGGCCACGATCGAGCGGGTCGGCCGCGACACCAGGGAACGGCTAGAGCTACTGGCGAGCGCACTTCGCATCGGTCAGGCAGCCGGCGAGATCACAACCGACGTCTCTGCTGACGGCCTGGCGGCCTATGTCAACGCCGCGATCGCCGGCCTGCGCATCTCTTCTCAGGGAGGAGCCAGTCCCGAGACGATCCACGAGATCGTCAGCGCTACCATGCGCGCCCTCCGTCCGGCGTAG
- a CDS encoding abortive infection family protein, translating into MTPTNRARISRQTRSNVFDWLSLSEYDWSGRLQHPQFLARLYDLEELPSRDHRYRTASGDIYQHMVNNWDWEDDWVFNDDRFQLRNGSDETFLNFLAETVHPIVRDDPDAAAAMVAAYNDTLRRDGYELIETDRFGDRIIYGWRQISAYYAPTELTLAKTPDLTENSVLRRHLDLINRDLSSDPAAAISSCKNLLESQCKIVLTDLDIEFSERDELPALFASTASALAINADAVDGSKRGSDALRKAMRALSTLVQSVAEARNSIGDGHGSVNESPATPRHARLVFNSTVAVAQFIADTWHETSHEQKAALGSSF; encoded by the coding sequence ATGACGCCAACGAACCGCGCGCGGATCTCTCGCCAGACGCGCTCAAACGTGTTCGATTGGCTCTCGCTTTCCGAGTACGACTGGTCGGGGCGGCTGCAGCATCCGCAGTTCCTCGCCCGGCTCTACGACTTGGAGGAGCTGCCGAGCAGAGACCACAGGTACCGCACTGCCAGCGGCGACATCTACCAGCACATGGTGAACAACTGGGACTGGGAGGATGACTGGGTCTTCAACGACGACCGTTTCCAGCTTCGTAACGGCAGCGACGAGACGTTCCTCAACTTCTTAGCCGAGACAGTCCATCCCATTGTCCGCGACGATCCAGACGCCGCTGCCGCGATGGTCGCTGCCTACAATGACACCCTCCGCCGAGATGGGTATGAGCTCATCGAGACAGACCGTTTCGGAGATCGCATCATCTATGGCTGGCGTCAGATTTCCGCGTATTACGCCCCAACCGAGCTAACGCTCGCCAAGACGCCCGACCTCACCGAGAACTCTGTGCTGCGCCGTCACCTCGATCTAATCAACCGCGACCTCAGCTCAGATCCCGCTGCGGCGATCTCCTCCTGCAAGAACCTCCTCGAGAGCCAGTGCAAGATCGTGCTCACGGATCTGGATATCGAGTTCTCCGAACGAGACGAGCTCCCGGCTCTTTTCGCAAGCACCGCATCGGCACTCGCGATCAATGCCGACGCGGTAGACGGCAGCAAGCGCGGCAGCGACGCCCTCCGCAAAGCGATGCGCGCCCTCTCCACTCTCGTGCAGTCCGTCGCGGAGGCACGCAACTCAATCGGCGACGGGCATGGCTCCGTCAACGAGAGCCCCGCGACTCCACGACATGCACGCCTCGTGTTCAACTCGACTGTTGCAGTCGCGCAGTTCATCGCCGACACCTGGCACGAAACCTCCCATGAGCAAAAGGCTGCGCTGGGCTCCTCCTTCTGA